A window of Chitinophaga sp. MM2321 contains these coding sequences:
- a CDS encoding sensor protein KdpD — MTEKEHTVQHYLNLAGRAGRGKFKIYIGMSAGVGKTYRMLQEAHAMLRNGINIQIGYIETHGRAETHALLDGLPAIPRKQVFYKGKMLEEMDVNTILLLSPQWVVVDELAHTNIPGSKNEKRWQDVMELLNNGINVLSAVNIQHIESINQQVKSITGVEVTERVPDSMLQMADEVVNIDLTADELITRLKEGKIYDQSKVEMALRNFFQAEKILQLRELALKEVTTQVERKVETEIPRSQQMRHESFLACISTNDEVARKVIRKTARLAAYYHADWFVLYVQTPGESADKIALAAQRHLINNLKLATELGAEVIREQHASISEAIINIAVDKRITTVCIGKPHISLFRIIVRTSLFNQLLKTLSSNDIDLIILS, encoded by the coding sequence ATGACAGAAAAAGAACATACCGTACAACATTATCTCAACCTGGCAGGGCGCGCAGGAAGAGGTAAATTCAAAATCTATATCGGCATGAGCGCCGGTGTGGGAAAGACTTACCGCATGTTGCAGGAAGCACATGCCATGTTGAGAAACGGTATCAATATCCAGATAGGTTATATAGAAACACATGGGCGTGCGGAAACGCATGCCCTGCTGGATGGCTTACCGGCTATACCACGCAAACAGGTATTCTACAAAGGCAAGATGCTGGAAGAAATGGATGTCAATACCATCCTGTTGCTATCGCCACAATGGGTGGTGGTGGACGAACTGGCGCATACCAATATCCCCGGCTCCAAAAATGAAAAACGCTGGCAGGATGTTATGGAGCTGTTGAACAACGGCATCAATGTATTATCTGCTGTTAATATCCAGCACATTGAAAGTATAAATCAGCAGGTGAAGTCCATCACCGGCGTGGAAGTGACGGAACGGGTTCCAGACAGCATGCTGCAAATGGCCGACGAGGTGGTAAATATCGACCTGACTGCCGACGAGCTGATCACACGTTTGAAAGAAGGTAAGATCTACGATCAGTCGAAAGTAGAGATGGCGTTGCGCAACTTCTTCCAGGCGGAGAAGATCCTGCAACTGCGTGAGCTGGCGCTGAAAGAAGTAACCACACAGGTAGAGCGGAAAGTAGAAACGGAAATTCCCCGTAGTCAGCAGATGCGGCATGAAAGCTTTCTTGCCTGTATTTCTACTAATGATGAAGTGGCGCGGAAAGTGATCCGCAAAACGGCGCGGCTGGCAGCTTACTATCATGCGGACTGGTTCGTGTTGTATGTACAAACACCCGGTGAAAGTGCGGATAAGATTGCACTGGCGGCGCAGCGGCATCTTATTAATAACCTGAAACTGGCCACAGAACTGGGCGCAGAGGTAATACGGGAGCAACATGCCAGCATATCGGAGGCTATCATTAATATTGCAGTGGATAAGCGGATTACAACGGTATGCATCGGAAAGCCACACATCAGTCTTTTTCGTATTATTGTGCGGACTAGCCTGTTTAACCAGTTGTTGAAAACACTTTCCTCCAACGATATAGATCTTATCATATTATCATGA
- a CDS encoding ATP-binding protein translates to MSTLRLKTKITLGVLFLYLMLLLVSALGFYYLHGLNEKAKIILKDNYESLEYAKNMLVALEQLSVNRNAALETISKNLQQQQHNETEPGETAATNELTKLLQRIKTDSLHNSDADVAAMKKSIFVIMDLNMAAIVGKHERVKHTADNALVYIAIISGICFLLGFTFVYNFPGYIANPIHELTEGIKGIADKQYSKRLYFNKGDEFGELATAFNTMAQRLDDYEHSNLARITFEKQRAEAVISSLKDATIGFDVKNTILFANTQALQLLNTPEKELVGHAAEEVGKHNDLLNFLVNTQENVPLKIVVDGKECFFTREVADIRHEEKRLGYVVILKNITSFKEHDLAKTHFIATISHELKTPLASSDFSIKILEDERTGHLTKEQRELIESMKQDNRRMIKIVSELLDLSQVESGNIQLQPQPVAALNIVQYAMDTVQQQAAQREITIRQQVPDTLPQVIADVEKTAWVLVNLLTNAIRYSTARTSIDLTVTVTATNMLSFAVQDFGKGIPLAFRDRIFERFFQVPGMKGHKGSGLGLAISKEFIEAQGGVIGVKSEEGKGSLFWFTLPIA, encoded by the coding sequence ATGAGCACACTCAGGTTAAAAACGAAGATCACACTGGGGGTATTATTCCTCTATCTTATGTTGCTGTTAGTTAGCGCACTGGGATTTTACTATCTCCATGGGCTAAACGAAAAGGCAAAGATTATCCTGAAAGATAACTATGAATCACTTGAATACGCCAAGAATATGCTGGTGGCGCTGGAACAACTATCTGTCAACCGGAATGCTGCCCTTGAAACCATCTCAAAAAATCTGCAACAACAACAGCATAATGAAACAGAACCGGGAGAAACAGCTGCTACAAATGAGTTGACAAAACTGTTGCAACGGATAAAAACGGATTCACTCCACAACAGCGATGCGGATGTTGCTGCCATGAAGAAAAGCATTTTTGTGATCATGGATCTCAATATGGCAGCAATAGTAGGTAAGCATGAACGGGTGAAACATACAGCAGATAATGCGTTGGTGTATATTGCCATTATCAGTGGTATCTGTTTTTTGCTGGGCTTCACCTTTGTATATAATTTCCCCGGCTATATAGCCAATCCTATCCATGAGCTGACAGAAGGTATCAAAGGCATTGCAGACAAGCAATACAGCAAGCGGTTGTATTTTAATAAAGGTGATGAATTCGGGGAGCTCGCCACGGCCTTCAATACAATGGCGCAGCGGCTGGATGACTATGAGCATAGTAACCTGGCACGCATCACTTTTGAAAAGCAACGTGCGGAAGCGGTGATCAGCAGTTTGAAAGATGCCACCATCGGCTTTGATGTGAAAAATACGATCCTGTTTGCCAATACGCAGGCTTTGCAGCTGCTCAATACACCGGAGAAAGAACTGGTGGGACACGCCGCGGAAGAAGTGGGAAAACACAACGACCTGCTGAATTTCCTGGTAAACACACAGGAGAATGTACCCTTAAAAATAGTTGTTGATGGCAAAGAGTGTTTCTTTACCCGCGAAGTAGCCGACATCCGGCATGAAGAAAAACGTTTAGGCTATGTCGTTATATTGAAGAACATCACTTCTTTTAAGGAGCATGATCTCGCTAAAACGCATTTCATCGCAACAATCTCGCATGAATTAAAAACGCCGCTCGCCTCTTCTGATTTCAGCATTAAAATCCTGGAAGATGAGCGCACCGGACATCTCACCAAAGAACAACGGGAACTGATTGAGAGCATGAAACAGGATAACCGGCGTATGATTAAAATAGTGAGTGAGCTGCTGGACCTGTCGCAGGTGGAGAGTGGTAATATCCAGCTACAACCGCAGCCGGTAGCGGCGCTGAATATCGTACAATATGCTATGGATACCGTGCAGCAGCAAGCGGCGCAGCGGGAAATTACTATCCGGCAGCAGGTACCGGATACGCTGCCGCAGGTAATTGCGGATGTGGAAAAAACAGCCTGGGTGCTGGTGAATCTGCTGACGAATGCCATCCGTTATTCTACGGCCAGAACATCCATTGATCTAACGGTAACGGTTACTGCTACAAATATGTTGTCTTTTGCGGTGCAGGATTTTGGCAAAGGAATTCCGCTTGCTTTCCGTGACAGAATATTTGAGCGGTTTTTCCAGGTGCCGGGTATGAAGGGACATAAAGGAAGCGGTTTGGGGCTGGCTATTTCAAAAGAATTTATTGAAGCGCAAGGTGGTGTTATTGGTGTAAAAAGTGAAGAAGGTAAAGGCAGCCTGTTCTGGTTTACGTTGCCCATTGCTTAG
- a CDS encoding PAS domain S-box protein, translated as MRKIVYTVLFLVVAVLMALSGFVFYAWMVQKRTKDAATWIKNSQIITDQARAIASLDNSYTYNTRGYLLSSDNTLPPLERTIPDSIQQLLQRLMTLEQNNTAQEKKLVTIQQLLQEKVTYTRMVLQTATLQPEKARQLISAPQTTTRNTSIQNLLNNFLQTEQQLLIQRVDKDSRYTNYSFWFTLLISIFTLIILSGEARYIFNLFKKIKTWGNNLLKSEQSFKRLAEEAEQIIFKASSNGHFTYVSQRAADITGYPGHALIGKHYSIFLEDEVYEDLQAFYQLQKESGEDYSSKEFEIITKTGAKKWVEQLATVIRHDDGTVKEFQCIVKDIDNERRNDEHLAYLQKRLEAILDYMPSMMFVKDMPGKYLLVNNRFAEIMQVDKNDIIGKTDADLDYPWIARYAESDRKILAGSGREKLEETITANGKTYHFMITKFPLRNANNEMIGICSIGTDFTEKMNYIRQEQEARQLAENAKKAQEVFLANMSHEIRTPMHGIVGMTHLLLQDGSLSAQQAGYVGAIRKSASNLLVIINEILDFSKIIAGKLQVNSEPFNIYEVTDNTLFPLKLQAEKKKIYFFTEIDKDIPAHLLGDAGRLSQVLINLVENAIKFTNTGSVSVKISLAGTDKDNSRIQLRFEIKDTGIGIPADKQSIIFESFSQSHSSNNREFGGTGLGLAICKELIALQHGVLGVQSEVGEGSLFYFELPFTRNPFPPPSKQERSPRSIAGKPLLGKTILVVEDNTISQQVALYTLQYGGANADIAGTGNAALELLNSKPYDCIIMDLQMPGMDGYEATRIIRNTGIQTCVIAVTASALEGEKERCLEAGMNDYVSKPFEPEELFQKILMGIGEAVPHPIEKQKTAAMPLLPIDFKFVFEMVSNDRENVKLLLEELIKVVPEKLAELNVLVQEEKWEDAFMLAHQLKSNFDIVRMHEAVQLARSVERDARLQNNLQEIPRKINEMAALFNRYRPLIEEQVRKLTASS; from the coding sequence ATGAGAAAAATTGTATACACCGTCCTGTTCCTGGTAGTGGCTGTGCTCATGGCGCTCAGCGGCTTTGTCTTTTATGCCTGGATGGTGCAGAAAAGAACAAAAGACGCCGCCACATGGATAAAAAACAGCCAGATCATCACCGATCAGGCCCGCGCCATTGCCTCCCTCGACAATAGCTACACCTACAACACAAGAGGGTACCTCCTCAGCAGCGACAATACCCTCCCTCCCCTGGAACGCACCATACCAGACAGCATACAACAGCTCCTCCAACGGCTGATGACGCTGGAGCAAAATAATACTGCACAGGAAAAAAAACTGGTTACAATCCAGCAACTGCTACAGGAAAAAGTGACCTACACCAGGATGGTACTGCAAACCGCCACGCTGCAACCGGAAAAAGCAAGACAACTCATCAGTGCTCCCCAAACAACAACACGCAACACCAGCATACAAAACCTACTCAACAACTTCCTGCAAACAGAACAACAACTGCTCATCCAAAGGGTAGACAAAGATTCCCGCTACACCAACTACTCCTTCTGGTTTACATTGCTCATCAGCATCTTCACGCTCATTATTTTATCTGGCGAAGCCAGATATATATTTAATCTCTTTAAAAAAATAAAAACCTGGGGCAACAACCTGTTAAAAAGTGAACAATCATTTAAACGGCTTGCGGAAGAAGCAGAACAAATTATCTTCAAAGCCAGCAGCAACGGCCACTTCACCTATGTAAGCCAACGCGCGGCAGACATTACCGGCTATCCCGGTCACGCCCTCATAGGAAAACATTACTCCATTTTCCTGGAAGATGAGGTGTATGAAGACCTCCAGGCATTCTACCAACTACAAAAAGAAAGCGGGGAAGATTACTCCTCCAAAGAGTTTGAAATCATTACCAAAACAGGCGCAAAGAAATGGGTGGAACAACTCGCCACCGTTATACGCCACGACGATGGCACCGTAAAGGAATTTCAATGTATTGTAAAAGATATAGATAATGAACGCAGGAATGATGAACACCTCGCATACCTGCAAAAGCGGCTGGAAGCCATTCTCGACTATATGCCCTCCATGATGTTCGTGAAAGATATGCCCGGTAAATACCTGCTCGTAAATAACCGCTTCGCGGAGATAATGCAGGTAGACAAAAATGATATTATCGGTAAGACAGATGCCGATCTCGACTACCCCTGGATAGCCCGCTATGCAGAATCAGACCGGAAAATATTGGCAGGAAGCGGAAGGGAAAAACTGGAAGAAACTATTACCGCAAATGGTAAAACATATCATTTCATGATCACCAAATTCCCTTTGCGCAATGCAAATAATGAGATGATCGGAATATGCAGCATAGGAACAGATTTTACGGAAAAGATGAATTACATCCGCCAGGAACAGGAGGCAAGACAGCTGGCCGAAAATGCAAAAAAAGCACAGGAAGTATTTCTCGCCAACATGAGCCATGAAATCCGTACGCCCATGCATGGCATCGTGGGTATGACCCACCTGCTATTGCAGGATGGCTCCCTCAGCGCACAACAGGCAGGATATGTAGGCGCTATCAGGAAATCGGCCTCCAACCTGCTGGTGATCATCAACGAAATTCTTGATTTCTCCAAAATTATAGCCGGCAAACTGCAAGTCAACAGTGAACCCTTCAACATCTATGAAGTAACAGATAACACTTTATTTCCGCTGAAATTACAGGCAGAAAAAAAGAAAATTTATTTTTTTACAGAGATAGATAAAGACATTCCCGCTCACCTCCTGGGCGATGCGGGACGACTCAGCCAGGTACTGATCAACCTGGTCGAAAATGCCATTAAATTCACCAATACCGGGTCTGTCAGTGTAAAAATATCGCTTGCAGGCACAGACAAGGATAACTCCCGGATACAATTGCGTTTTGAAATAAAAGATACCGGCATAGGCATCCCTGCAGATAAACAAAGTATCATCTTTGAGAGCTTTTCCCAAAGCCATAGCAGCAACAACCGCGAATTTGGCGGCACCGGGCTGGGACTGGCCATCTGTAAGGAACTGATAGCATTGCAACATGGCGTCCTCGGCGTGCAGAGTGAGGTCGGCGAAGGGTCCCTGTTTTACTTCGAACTACCTTTTACCAGGAACCCTTTTCCACCACCATCCAAACAGGAAAGAAGCCCACGCAGCATAGCCGGGAAACCACTGCTCGGAAAAACAATCCTCGTAGTAGAAGACAATACAATAAGCCAACAGGTAGCCTTGTATACCCTGCAATATGGTGGCGCCAATGCCGACATTGCAGGCACCGGCAACGCAGCCCTGGAATTGCTAAACAGCAAGCCATATGACTGCATCATTATGGATCTGCAAATGCCCGGAATGGACGGCTACGAAGCCACCCGCATCATCCGCAACACTGGCATACAAACCTGCGTAATAGCCGTTACGGCTTCCGCACTGGAAGGAGAAAAAGAACGCTGCCTGGAAGCCGGCATGAATGATTATGTTTCAAAACCCTTTGAACCCGAAGAACTGTTCCAAAAGATCCTGATGGGTATCGGCGAAGCCGTACCCCACCCGATAGAAAAACAAAAAACCGCTGCTATGCCACTATTGCCGATTGATTTCAAGTTTGTTTTTGAAATGGTTTCCAATGATAGAGAAAATGTGAAACTACTCCTGGAAGAGCTGATAAAAGTTGTCCCCGAAAAACTCGCCGAATTAAACGTACTCGTTCAGGAAGAAAAATGGGAAGACGCTTTTATGCTGGCACATCAACTAAAGTCCAACTTTGATATTGTGCGCATGCACGAAGCCGTACAACTTGCCCGCAGCGTAGAAAGAGACGCCCGGTTACAAAACAACCTCCAGGAAATACCCCGGAAGATAAATGAAATGGCTGCACTCTTCAATCGCTACAGACCACTCATTGAAGAACAGGTGAGGAAACTCACTGCATCCTCCTAA
- a CDS encoding porin family protein: MKKIIFTLGLIAVSIGVFAQDGGSPMNKAVNRATHSRDFLMIQLSYDGWAGAPDSVKTGLNRGFNVALMYDFPFKKSPLSVAAGLGVSTSGVYLKDHTFDISGKSNPSAATFPVSTASKKVKVATTYLEIPIELRYRKVPDNANKGFKAALGVKVGALVDAHTKAKTTGANGSKNIDKDANKGFFNPWRFSATGRVGYGNFALFGAYSLNPMLKDNSNLDIRPYQIGICLSGL; the protein is encoded by the coding sequence ATGAAAAAAATAATTTTTACCCTTGGTCTGATAGCTGTTTCTATAGGTGTGTTTGCACAGGATGGCGGTTCTCCGATGAACAAGGCGGTGAATAGAGCCACCCATTCCAGGGACTTTTTAATGATCCAGTTATCTTATGATGGCTGGGCAGGAGCGCCGGACAGCGTGAAGACGGGTCTCAACAGGGGCTTCAATGTTGCGCTGATGTACGACTTCCCGTTCAAGAAATCTCCGCTGAGTGTGGCAGCAGGTTTGGGTGTTAGTACCAGTGGCGTATACCTGAAGGATCACACCTTTGATATTTCAGGAAAAAGCAATCCTAGTGCAGCTACCTTCCCTGTAAGCACTGCTTCCAAGAAGGTTAAAGTAGCGACTACCTATCTGGAAATTCCGATAGAATTACGTTACCGCAAGGTGCCTGATAATGCCAACAAAGGCTTCAAGGCAGCACTGGGCGTGAAAGTAGGTGCGCTGGTAGATGCGCATACCAAGGCTAAAACAACGGGTGCCAACGGCAGTAAAAATATTGATAAAGATGCTAACAAGGGCTTCTTCAACCCATGGCGTTTCTCGGCTACCGGCCGCGTAGGTTATGGCAATTTTGCCCTGTTTGGCGCTTATTCTCTGAATCCGATGTTGAAAGATAAT